The nucleotide sequence TTCTCCAGTCAATGAAGAAAATCTGTTTACTATCagaaatgatgactttcagactaatagagaatggaattaatattataaatattgtttatttcttcaaattCCCAAAATAGTCTTATTTgtttgcctttgatcattattacaaataaatttaccacttcttttaaaatttgatgattcTTTTTGGCTttgatcaaatatatatatatatactcattgTAATTCATAAATTTGTTTTCTCTCATATGGAGTTGTTTGttaacattcagtttcactcactGACTGTGGTtacactttgtcattattgccagttgaataacttttttaaattctgGGGGATATTCGTCTCCCACCAAGAGACCAGGGGAAGGATGAGAATTCCAGGGGGTTTTCTCCCAGCTGGGTGATATGGGGTGTTTGTAGGTGTAAAACTTTCGGAGAACATAAAACACAGATTTTCTGGCGGACAGACAAAATGACTCTCAAACcattattcaataaataaaagatagTTTTGAAAAAGTGTAATGCAGCGTAATCAACACCACACTAATAATTAAAGTCTCAGGTGTATCTTTCTAGGGGTatgataaaatacattatatttattaacaagtGGCTAGAATACTTCCACCACTCATTTCTGTGTTACAGTTACCCTTAATAACTATTTCAGTTCTGTAACGCTTTAATAAGTTTGaatattaaaccaaaatatgGCCTAGACTAGGATCAACTGGAATCTGTATTTTACCTCAATCCAGCGTGTTTCCATTTGAacacaaatataatttcagagtctttatttttgttcattaaatTAAGCACGTAAagcataacaatatatgtaaaatgttaccAATACCAGTGTACAAACCTGAACATAATGATCATTCACAGCTAAGCAAAACAATCAGATTTTTTCTTCAATCACTGTCAGATTCATCAGCTGGGAGACTTTTCACATTTACAATTCTATCAACTCCAATCAGCTGCTCAACCAGACTTAGAACACATCTGAATATATGCAACTTGGTTTGAGTAGGTTCATAAATCCCTTTTTCCAACAAATCCGCAAGATTTGCCCTTCTGTCAAAGCCATAAAGTTCACCTTCCTTGAGTTTCTCTGTTAACATTGTCCAAGCACCTAGAAAACCTCTATTATCTGCCCTTGTGATGTTCATATTCTCATATAGGCTATGAACAAAGTCTTTGAACACTCTCTCTATCACCCTACACAGTGTTGAAACATTAGCTTCTCCACTGCAGAGCTTTTGTTCTGAAAACAAATTCGACATCAACACCTCAAATGATCCTCCACctggtaaaataaaaaacatggtAGAACTATTTGTgttagttttaacattatttttgccAGAAGTACATCCCATTTCAGATATCATTTCTGAACGAGCTTCTGAGTTATATCTCTGTTGCATACTGGTAGATTCTTTTCCATCAGAACTATCTTCATGTGAATCAGCATGTGAAGTAAATCTACCTTTAGACATTATTAGATGTTCATGACCTACTCCTAATTCATCTGCCAAATTATCTTCaaaaatgtaacatttctttaagcAAATCAACGCTTTCTGGCATGTTATAGCAACCTGGTCGCACAATCCAACAGCTGGACCgcaaataattaaatgtttccaTGACTGCAGCTTAGAAACCTCCAAATGTGTATAAATCTGTCCACCTATAATAATCTCTTTGACAGATTTCAGAGCAATAACATTTGTACCATCTATTTTTTCAGACGCAGTGGCTAAACTTATCTTGCTTGTCAGGTTTTCAAGCAGTTCTACCGATTCTTCCGTCACATAAGTTATCACAGATATATTATGCCTTTGCAAAATTTCTACTGCATAATCAGGAATGTTTTCAGTACAGACAAGTAAAGTCACTCCATTATCTTCACATTTTTCGGCAAACTTGGTCACAACTTTTCTCCTCTGTAGCAACAATGCCGTAATTTGTCCTGGTCTTACATGCACTGTTTCATGTGCGATTTCACCTGATCTGAGATCATCGATTCCACATTTCAGTATCACAGCTTTGGCCGATGTTTGAGTCATCATTTCTGCTGTCCCCTTTATTCTATTCTTGATCAAGAGTGGCTCAAACACGCTGCATTCTGAGAACGCTCGATTTGGGACTTTGATAGAAATAGCAAAGAAGTTTTTCACCACAAATGTTAAACTATCTTTAAACAATTCTTGATCATCTTGAATGCCTGATAAACTTTTCATGACAAATTCAGCTAAAAATTTGCTAACCTTTGGATTGAAATGAGGCATGAACATTGTTTGACAAACACTAATATGGATTTCACCTCTGTTTCTTATTTTAGCAAGTCTTTCCCTCAGCTTTAAACTTTCTTGGTACACATTTTTCTCAATTTCAGGTAAAACATTGCCAACAATTTCCCTTAAGGCATGTCTGACACAGACTGCTCCATTTTTGGCCAAATCTTTTCCACTGCTACCATGTTTATTTGCTCCATTGTGACAGAATTTTCCCTGACTGATCTCAAAGTTGATTTCTTTAATCAGGAAGCTGAGGTAGAGAAGGAATGTCTTGCTTCCATCTCCTGTAGATTTGTGACAGCTTTTCAAAGCCTGAAAGATAATTTAAAGTGATGGTTCAAAAAACAgtgattatgaaaatattttcacaaatttaAAGCATATGGAGGTTTCAGAATGAGATGTACAGGTGAATTGCCTAATTGCCAAAGGATATAAAAAGAGAAATCCTGATACACCTAGAAATCGAGATTTTTTTAATCATCACtaagaaatttaatgttttagaaATTCATACTGTTTACCTATTATTGTATATCAATGCGCAGCACTTTAAGTTGTGTTTTTTCTCAATTTTGTTGAAAGGAGCCTAAGCattctatttttggaaaaaaagttaAGGCCTTAAAAAGAACTTGTATTAAGAGCAACCCAACCCTGGCTGGCAAAACACCCTTGACCCTAAAGAAATATTGCCAGCCCTAGATAGAAAAATATctgattttcaaatttttagTTGCTGATGACCATTTGTGTTGAttacaataataaacataaagtactattaaaaattgtaaacacaatattcCGAAATGTCATGGTGAGTATTTGTGCCTTACTTTCTTGCTTTGCTGTTATAACTGGAATTTTCAGAGGGGAAGTTTCCTATTTACGCGCCCTGCTTTTTAGAATGAAAACCTGGCATACCTTGAAGACCATCCCTGCCACGGGATGGGCTGGACTGAGAGCCTCAATGATTGTGAATCCATCACTGGTCACCACTGCCTTACCTATagtataaattaataaagagTTACTTTGCTGCTATGATACTGGAAATGCAGTAAATACAATTGTGTTTCGCCTctgttgaaattaaaattttgattttgcaCTAAAATTTGTAAGAGAATTAACTAATCAAACTAGgatgcttttttgaaaaagcgcttgtctcccctattgtgtggtcgtaggtgagaaaaaatcaatgatggacatgaaatttgtaactttggactggagacaaaccaacagtgaagtttggtttattcgattatattaaatagtgaagagaagaaagtgttgttgattaatcatggaaaatgtaaacgaagtttgcattgtatgaagttcctgggcgcaagcgttattcaattattgatcggaaaccatttttcagctcacagtcatcgtgaccatgaccttttacctactgatcacaacatcaatagggatcatctacataaccaacttgcataccaagtattaagttcttgggtgcaagtgttctttagttactgagcggtaaccatttcttcaactcaaggtcatggcaaccttgacctttgacctactgatctcaaaatcaataggggtcatctactagtcatgaccgactagcgtaccaagaatgaagttcctgggtacaagcgttcttaagttattgagcagaaaccatttttaagcttaaggtcaccgccaacgtatcattttttacctgaaggtaaccttgacctttgaccttttgatctgaaaatcaataggggtcatcttctagtcatgaacaactagcttaccaagtatgaagttcctgaaaccaaaggatctttagttattgagcggaaactttttcttcacttcaaggtcatggcaaccttgacctttgacctagtgatctcaaaatcaatatgggtcatcttctagtcatgaccaactagcataccaagtatgaaattcctggttgcaagcgttctctagttattgagcggaaacagtttcttcacctcaaggtcacggtgaccttgaccattgacctactgatctcaaaatcaataggagtcatctactagtcatgaacaactatgaagttcctgggtacaagctttctttagttattgagcagaaaccatttttaagcttaaggtcactgccaacatatcattttttacctgaaggtaaccttgacctttgaccttttgatctcaaaatcaataggagtcatctaatagtcatgaacaactagcataccaagtatgaagttcctggacccaaaggatctttagttattgagtggaaaccgtttcttcacctcaaggtcacgttgaccctgatctttgacctagtgaccccaaattcaataggggtcatctactagtcatgaccaactagcataccaagtatgaagttcctgggtctaagagttctatagttattgggcggaaacgaagtgtgacgtactgactgactgactgacagactgatggactgactgacggacagggcaaaaacaatatgtctccccatgaatgggggagacataaagatattacacgcaaatgatttttacatggaaggtcaccacgaccttgactattgaccttgttacccccaaaacaattgggatcatctagacatcatgaccaacctcacttcaaagtttggtgaacctagatcaaagcattctcctgatattgcacggaaatatttttttacattagaggtcacagcgacgttgacctttgaccttgtgaccccccaaaatataggagttttctaaacctcatgatcaacctccctaccaagtttggtgaacctaggtcaaaccattctcaagatattgagcggaaatgttttttacattgggggtcgccgcgaccttgacctttgacctagtgaccccaaaaacaatagggatcttctacacctcatgaccaacctccctaccaagtttggtgaacctaggtcaaaccgttctcaagatattgagcggaaatgttttttaaattgggggtcgccgcgaccttgacctttgacctagtgaccccaaaaacaatagggatcttctacacctcatgaccaacctccctaccaagtttggtgaacctaggtcaaaccgttctcaagattttgagcagaaatgttttttatattggggtcgccgcgaccttgacctttgacctagtgaccccaaaaacaatagggatcttctacacctcacgaccaacctccctaccaagtttggtgaacctaggtcaaaccgttctcaagattttgagcagaaatgttttttatattgggggtc is from Mya arenaria isolate MELC-2E11 chromosome 9, ASM2691426v1 and encodes:
- the LOC128202958 gene encoding Bardet-Biedl syndrome 10 protein homolog, which codes for MDSSIEVSLETVSEVVSSLQRVVASFIGPNCSQTLLTSETGKAVVTSDGFTIIEALSPAHPVAGMVFKALKSCHKSTGDGSKTFLLYLSFLIKEINFEISQGKFCHNGANKHGSSGKDLAKNGAVCVRHALREIVGNVLPEIEKNVYQESLKLRERLAKIRNRGEIHISVCQTMFMPHFNPKVSKFLAEFVMKSLSGIQDDQELFKDSLTFVVKNFFAISIKVPNRAFSECSVFEPLLIKNRIKGTAEMMTQTSAKAVILKCGIDDLRSGEIAHETVHVRPGQITALLLQRRKVVTKFAEKCEDNGVTLLVCTENIPDYAVEILQRHNISVITYVTEESVELLENLTSKISLATASEKIDGTNVIALKSVKEIIIGGQIYTHLEVSKLQSWKHLIICGPAVGLCDQVAITCQKALICLKKCYIFEDNLADELGVGHEHLIMSKGRFTSHADSHEDSSDGKESTSMQQRYNSEARSEMISEMGCTSGKNNVKTNTNSSTMFFILPGGGSFEVLMSNLFSEQKLCSGEANVSTLCRVIERVFKDFVHSLYENMNITRADNRGFLGAWTMLTEKLKEGELYGFDRRANLADLLEKGIYEPTQTKLHIFRCVLSLVEQLIGVDRIVNVKSLPADESDSD